One window from the genome of Spirochaetota bacterium encodes:
- a CDS encoding Ig-like domain-containing protein, with the protein MNIITKNTHNRTFTNNRYITIFFIIFIVFINGCVGGGNSADTEPPVVISFTPHRGQTDVPINTQIVVTFSKSVININSNTFYIEKLSGGKIAASIMYNDSTRTAVLQLLENLDYNSIYYVTLTSEIRSRSGVALIPEAWAFITGIQADTQKPTIIEKSPAYEYYVNLSTPIYIVFSEPVINVNSTTVFIKKGNDILQASVAYNETTRKAEITPSQPLEEWTRYTIVLTDSITDLSGNSLDAYQYTFRTDDTTYPSVISKYPEGDEIPTNSLISVTFSESIKSYTITNVNNFKLEKWTGATWENVERIITYNDNTKTAICYSQSGLEPNTEYKVTLKKDIRDQAHNPLNQETTWQFTTKNEPDTTPPQLSSKVPNDNQTNVPTDTVITITFNENVLGVDSTSFVVKRADTNEAVQGTVIYNHNMYQATFTPVFTLAEGVWYKVELSSNIHDTANNMLVPVSWQFKTQDTTKPDITYRYPSNGMGNVGNNVNIVVTFSERVNNVSVQSFKIRNETTGQYIAGNVTYNDATKTATFDPDDPLPFETTFTVVLTNDIKDASDNSLNYTEWSFQTGIEPDTTPPSIVSRYPSSGQTNIPISSTIQIQFSEPVSGVGPQTIQLKKGDQNGIPIPVMVNYDSISQRVNITPLGNLEYESQYTVVVIGGDSSDIKDVAGNRFASTVNWSFATTADTTSPYVTFKSPEQGTPDIPGNAVEVRVLFSEQVMNVNTNTFKLRRVSDNTEISCNVTYSYNPQNNIAQAVLTPLANITVTGTYRAELSSAITDMSVAQNPLQAVQWTFEITAIDETAPTVVLKSPAAGNTNWNNKKVTVIFSEDVKGVSGSSFFIKDQYNTTIPATVTYYPGLLTAELEVLQDLEYEKTFTAYLTNAIKDKANNTLSPISWSFSTPQDSIPPFVSTVYPPDGTTGYPVNGSIWAKFSEPIQGYSSSSFYLDPPVSATIVYDEQTKTLTLIPQSNMQGQTQYTVRITTAIKDRANIPNSLLNDYIWRFTTQYVPDTTPPTIVAGSRFPAPGTVNVPLNSNIRLQFSEAVKNIEKITLKKGTITIPVEISYNPATFTVTLDPIDNLEQNTVYTVTVPGGSTGIVIMDLADNRLASTDTWQFTTELDTTPPSIISRYPVPGAVNVQLKPVITVTFSEPVVNVTTSTFTLSGSGVGTFYVVYDDATRTATLTPGTELSNNTTYTVTLTNGIRDRYNNSLSTTTWTFTTYSLPQITNIEVSNNGGSSYSAITDAATNVNSLLTHVRITFNRSMNTEKQWLQIYEGASGSTTPAPLTPFNYFWDSNNTRITYILKGRCKGGTQYQFKLFGWGGSFEDTDGNRVSRTAYVGDGILNFTTAADSIAPLVIATIPYNSATNVGRDIGFIIIQFNEMMNQSRDSRITLSPAITATRQGWIEGGRTVIFTIGQLAANTTYSVTLNSGTNSFQDLAGNNAAASGQVICTFTTGTTTGSSTQLSESFENYSQPYFSNFKNISTDNTDWIRITTERSGNGSTLSPPQGSYFAKAASFEYDPGTYSDIVNINSINMSTLGSYILTFQMYHERIYNAPDRIEVLLSTDGINFNPIDTGAMGQVYRYDWSLGNDNPVWQTHYVDLSAFSGPGYNSVWIKLRAYSAGEMGQNIIVDDVRLLKY; encoded by the coding sequence ATGAACATAATAACAAAAAATACACACAATAGAACATTCACAAATAATAGATATATAACAATATTTTTCATTATTTTTATTGTATTTATTAATGGTTGTGTTGGAGGAGGTAATTCCGCAGATACCGAACCACCAGTTGTGATAAGTTTTACTCCGCACCGTGGTCAGACAGATGTGCCAATAAACACGCAAATAGTTGTTACATTCAGCAAAAGCGTTATTAATATAAATTCAAATACATTTTATATAGAAAAGTTGAGCGGTGGGAAAATAGCTGCCAGTATAATGTACAATGATAGTACAAGAACTGCCGTATTGCAGTTGTTGGAAAATTTAGATTATAATTCGATATATTATGTTACCCTAACCAGTGAAATAAGAAGCCGTTCGGGGGTGGCTCTGATACCTGAAGCCTGGGCATTTATTACAGGAATTCAGGCTGATACGCAAAAACCAACAATTATTGAAAAAAGCCCTGCTTATGAATATTACGTTAATTTAAGTACACCAATATATATTGTATTTAGTGAACCTGTCATCAATGTAAATTCAACTACTGTTTTTATTAAGAAAGGGAATGATATACTCCAGGCAAGTGTTGCTTATAATGAAACCACCAGAAAAGCAGAGATAACTCCATCACAACCGCTTGAGGAATGGACACGTTATACTATAGTTTTGACCGATAGTATAACTGATTTGTCAGGAAATTCGCTTGATGCGTATCAATATACCTTCCGTACTGATGACACAACCTATCCCTCTGTAATCAGCAAATACCCTGAGGGTGATGAAATTCCTACTAATTCGCTGATCTCTGTCACATTCAGTGAATCGATTAAAAGTTATACTATAACAAATGTAAATAATTTTAAATTAGAAAAATGGACAGGTGCTACATGGGAAAATGTTGAGAGAATAATTACCTATAACGATAATACTAAAACAGCAATATGTTACTCTCAGAGTGGATTGGAACCCAATACAGAGTATAAAGTAACATTGAAAAAAGATATTCGCGATCAGGCACATAATCCATTAAATCAGGAAACCACTTGGCAATTTACCACTAAAAATGAACCGGATACCACACCTCCTCAGCTATCTTCAAAAGTTCCTAATGATAATCAAACAAATGTTCCAACTGATACAGTTATCACTATAACCTTCAATGAAAATGTTTTAGGGGTTGATTCTACATCGTTTGTGGTGAAGCGTGCTGATACTAATGAAGCAGTTCAGGGTACAGTTATATATAATCATAACATGTATCAGGCAACCTTTACGCCTGTATTTACTCTTGCAGAGGGTGTTTGGTATAAAGTTGAATTGTCATCAAATATTCATGATACAGCAAATAATATGCTTGTGCCAGTGAGCTGGCAATTTAAAACTCAGGACACCACTAAGCCTGATATAACATATCGGTATCCATCAAACGGAATGGGAAATGTGGGAAATAATGTTAATATAGTTGTGACTTTTAGTGAAAGGGTTAATAATGTTTCTGTACAATCGTTTAAGATCCGCAATGAAACAACAGGACAATATATTGCAGGAAATGTGACCTATAATGATGCAACAAAAACTGCCACATTTGATCCTGATGATCCATTGCCGTTTGAAACAACATTTACTGTTGTCCTCACAAACGATATAAAAGATGCAAGTGATAATAGTTTGAATTATACAGAATGGTCATTTCAAACCGGTATTGAACCCGATACAACACCACCTTCAATTGTATCACGTTATCCATCTTCTGGACAAACAAATATACCCATATCATCCACTATTCAAATACAATTCAGCGAACCTGTATCAGGAGTAGGTCCACAAACAATACAGTTAAAAAAAGGCGATCAAAATGGCATACCTATTCCTGTAATGGTAAACTATGACTCGATATCCCAGCGAGTAAACATAACTCCACTCGGTAACCTGGAATATGAATCCCAATATACTGTTGTAGTAATAGGTGGCGATAGCTCCGACATAAAGGACGTGGCTGGCAACAGATTTGCTTCAACTGTAAACTGGTCGTTTGCAACAACTGCTGATACTACATCACCGTATGTAACTTTTAAATCACCGGAACAGGGGACTCCCGATATTCCTGGGAATGCTGTTGAAGTTCGAGTGCTTTTCAGCGAACAGGTAATGAATGTAAATACAAATACATTTAAATTACGAAGGGTTTCCGATAATACCGAGATATCCTGTAATGTAACGTATAGTTACAATCCTCAGAATAATATTGCACAAGCTGTTTTGACACCTCTTGCCAATATTACAGTGACTGGTACATATAGAGCAGAATTATCAAGCGCAATAACCGACATGTCTGTTGCACAAAATCCTTTACAGGCAGTACAATGGACATTTGAAATTACCGCAATTGATGAAACTGCACCAACGGTAGTGCTTAAATCTCCTGCTGCTGGGAATACCAACTGGAATAATAAAAAGGTTACCGTTATCTTTAGTGAAGATGTCAAAGGTGTAAGTGGTAGTTCATTTTTTATAAAAGATCAGTATAATACTACAATCCCTGCTACCGTCACTTATTATCCAGGTTTGCTTACTGCAGAATTAGAGGTTCTACAGGATCTTGAATATGAAAAAACCTTTACTGCATATTTAACCAATGCTATTAAGGATAAAGCAAATAATACACTATCACCAATATCATGGTCTTTTAGCACTCCACAGGATAGCATACCACCTTTTGTGTCAACTGTATATCCTCCAGATGGTACAACCGGATATCCGGTTAATGGTAGCATTTGGGCAAAATTTTCTGAACCAATTCAAGGATATAGCAGTTCATCATTTTATCTAGATCCCCCTGTAAGTGCCACAATAGTGTATGATGAGCAAACAAAAACCCTGACTTTGATTCCTCAGTCCAACATGCAGGGTCAAACACAGTATACAGTACGTATTACCACAGCTATAAAAGACAGAGCTAATATTCCCAATTCGCTGCTTAACGATTATATATGGCGTTTTACCACGCAATATGTACCGGATACCACACCACCTACAATAGTTGCTGGAAGCCGTTTCCCCGCTCCTGGCACAGTTAACGTACCACTGAATTCCAATATCAGATTACAGTTTTCAGAAGCTGTAAAAAATATTGAAAAAATCACTTTGAAAAAAGGTACCATTACTATACCAGTTGAAATTTCGTATAATCCAGCAACTTTTACAGTGACACTTGACCCAATTGATAATTTAGAACAGAATACAGTGTATACTGTTACAGTACCTGGTGGTTCCACTGGTATTGTAATCATGGACTTGGCCGACAACAGGCTTGCATCAACTGATACATGGCAATTTACTACAGAACTTGATACAACCCCACCATCAATTATTTCACGATATCCGGTGCCGGGGGCAGTCAATGTACAATTGAAGCCTGTTATAACAGTTACATTCAGTGAACCGGTTGTAAATGTTACCACTTCTACCTTTACATTAAGCGGAAGCGGCGTTGGGACATTTTATGTTGTTTATGATGATGCTACACGGACAGCTACGCTTACCCCAGGAACTGAATTAAGCAACAACACTACATATACAGTAACTTTAACCAACGGAATACGCGACAGGTACAATAATTCATTATCAACAACTACATGGACATTTACCACATATAGCTTGCCTCAAATTACCAATATTGAAGTATCAAATAATGGTGGCTCAAGCTATTCAGCAATTACAGATGCTGCAACAAATGTTAATTCATTATTAACTCATGTTCGTATAACCTTTAACCGTTCAATGAATACCGAAAAACAATGGTTACAGATTTATGAAGGGGCTTCGGGCTCTACAACTCCAGCACCGTTAACACCTTTTAATTACTTCTGGGATTCAAACAATACCAGAATAACGTATATATTAAAAGGTCGATGCAAAGGAGGAACACAATATCAGTTTAAACTGTTTGGTTGGGGTGGTAGTTTTGAAGATACTGATGGGAACAGAGTGAGCAGAACAGCCTATGTTGGTGATGGTATTTTAAATTTTACCACTGCCGCTGATAGTATTGCACCACTTGTTATTGCTACAATACCTTATAATAGCGCTACAAATGTAGGAAGAGATATTGGTTTTATTATCATACAATTTAACGAAATGATGAATCAATCCAGGGATTCACGCATAACACTATCCCCAGCAATAACTGCTACACGTCAGGGATGGATTGAAGGTGGCAGGACAGTTATATTTACAATTGGGCAACTTGCAGCCAACACTACATATTCAGTAACACTTAATTCAGGAACAAACAGTTTTCAGGATCTGGCAGGGAATAATGCTGCAGCTTCTGGACAGGTTATCTGTACTTTTACAACCGGGACTACCACTGGTTCATCCACACAACTTTCAGAAAGCTTTGAAAATTATTCCCAACCATATTTTTCTAACTTTAAAAATATAAGTACCGATAACACCGATTGGATTAGAATTACGACCGAACGCTCAGGTAATGGTTCTACTCTGTCACCTCCGCAGGGCAGTTACTTTGCCAAAGCAGCAAGCTTTGAATATGATCCTGGCACATATTCAGATATAGTGAACATAAATTCAATTAATATGTCTACGCTGGGAAGTTATATATTAACATTCCAGATGTATCATGAAAGGATTTACAATGCCCCAGACAGAATAGAAGTGTTATTAAGTACTGATGGAATTAACTTTAATCCCATAGATACTGGAGCAATGGGTCAGGTATACCGCTATGACTGGTCATTAGGCAACGATAATCCAGTGTGGCAAACACACTATGTTGATCTTTCTGCCTTTTCAGGTCCGGGGTATAATTCCGTATGGATAAAATTACGAGCTTACTCAGCAGGTGAAATGGGACAAAATATCATTGTAGATGATGTTAGATTGCTGAAATATTAG
- the mutS gene encoding DNA mismatch repair protein MutS, which yields MAVSISMGNDKELTPMMRQYLEIKQNYKDEILFFRLGDFYEMFFDDAKIASKILDIALTSRQNDIPMCGVPYHAAESYIARLIKAGYKVAICEQMEPPGSSTIVKREVIRVITPGTVIESNLIPSDENIFLGSVVIHNNSACTGFVDVSTGDFFLSSADYSSEFIATEISRFSPKEMLLYGPKQEILFLKELLQQQNIALASINEWYYDVEYLTNIICNIYGLSNIKGLGLSHAAILTVGSLLHYLKDTHKSTLIHLKYPKNVSRTEFMVLDHQTIHNLEILKSQDGSKQHSLFGVLNHTHTAMGKRTLERALLYPLVDKSAIESRYDIISYLIKNITLLKEIQDRLSQIHDIERLVSRFSLKKHYNRDFIALQQSIEAAYQIYVLLQQHPDELFNMLGTISDSLHELSNKIKNTIVENPPLSSEQGRVIKEGVNAELDRLYTLKTDARQWLLNYQEEEKKRLDIPTLKVRYNKVIGYYIEVSKGQTAKVPQDYFRKQTLINAERYTTQTLQKFETDVLQSTDRIIEIENEILDSIVNTIIENKLQIQELAYNIGILDMFCSLASAAHQHNYVRPLLNDEGIIDIKAGRHPVVEKFYIKEPFVPNDIFLDTANNVIAIITGPNMSGKSTYIRMAAIIQLMAQIGSFIPAQSANVCIVDRIFTRIGASDNIARGESTFLVEMNETAIILNNATDKSLVIMDEIGRGTSTYDGMAIAWAVVEYIANYIKAKTLFATHYHELTKINKKGIVNYTVMVKESINGVEFLHKVVPGAADKSYGIHVATLAGIPKPVTVKANKILEKLEKSSRIDAMTKAPDNEDQLEIFQVIHHRLVQALKDINIENLTPLEALNEIARLKRLIE from the coding sequence ATGGCAGTCAGTATATCTATGGGCAATGATAAAGAACTCACTCCAATGATGCGGCAGTATCTTGAAATTAAACAGAATTATAAGGATGAGATTCTTTTTTTTAGGCTTGGTGATTTTTACGAAATGTTCTTTGATGATGCTAAGATTGCTTCAAAAATTTTAGACATTGCACTGACCTCTCGTCAAAACGACATCCCTATGTGTGGCGTTCCCTATCATGCTGCAGAAAGTTACATTGCCCGACTTATTAAAGCAGGATATAAAGTTGCAATATGCGAACAGATGGAACCACCCGGTTCTAGTACAATTGTAAAACGTGAAGTTATTAGAGTTATTACTCCTGGCACTGTGATTGAAAGTAATCTTATACCCTCAGATGAAAATATTTTCCTTGGTTCAGTAGTTATTCATAATAATAGTGCCTGTACCGGATTTGTAGACGTATCGACAGGTGATTTCTTTCTTTCATCTGCTGATTATAGCAGTGAGTTTATTGCAACAGAAATTTCACGATTTTCGCCAAAGGAAATGTTGCTATATGGGCCTAAGCAGGAGATTTTATTTTTAAAGGAGTTATTGCAACAGCAGAATATTGCATTGGCATCCATCAATGAATGGTACTATGATGTTGAATACCTTACAAATATTATTTGCAACATTTATGGATTGAGTAATATTAAAGGTTTGGGGTTATCGCATGCTGCAATTTTAACTGTAGGTTCACTTCTTCACTATTTAAAAGATACGCACAAAAGTACTTTGATTCATCTCAAATATCCAAAGAATGTAAGTAGAACCGAATTTATGGTTCTGGACCATCAAACCATCCATAATCTTGAAATATTGAAAAGTCAGGATGGTTCCAAACAACATTCCCTTTTTGGCGTTCTTAATCATACCCACACTGCAATGGGAAAACGGACACTGGAAAGGGCTCTTTTGTATCCTCTTGTTGATAAATCTGCCATTGAAAGCCGATACGATATTATATCGTACCTAATAAAAAACATAACCCTTCTGAAAGAAATTCAAGATAGGCTATCTCAAATTCATGATATTGAACGGCTGGTATCACGATTTTCATTGAAAAAACATTACAACAGGGATTTTATTGCCCTGCAGCAATCAATAGAAGCTGCATATCAGATATATGTACTTTTGCAGCAACATCCTGATGAATTGTTCAACATGCTTGGCACTATAAGCGATTCATTACATGAGCTATCGAACAAAATTAAAAACACCATTGTTGAAAATCCACCGCTTTCCTCTGAACAGGGTCGTGTCATCAAGGAAGGTGTCAATGCAGAATTGGACAGACTTTATACATTAAAAACCGATGCCAGGCAGTGGCTGCTTAATTATCAGGAAGAAGAAAAAAAGCGTTTAGATATACCAACGCTAAAAGTGCGGTATAATAAAGTAATTGGCTATTATATTGAAGTTAGTAAAGGTCAGACAGCAAAAGTCCCACAAGATTATTTCAGAAAACAAACATTAATTAATGCTGAACGATATACCACTCAGACTTTGCAAAAATTTGAAACTGATGTGCTCCAGTCAACTGATAGAATTATCGAAATTGAAAATGAAATATTAGATAGCATAGTAAATACCATAATAGAAAATAAACTTCAAATTCAGGAACTTGCATATAATATTGGAATACTGGATATGTTCTGCTCGCTTGCATCAGCAGCTCATCAGCATAATTATGTACGGCCATTGTTAAATGATGAAGGAATTATTGACATAAAAGCTGGCAGGCATCCGGTTGTAGAAAAATTTTATATAAAAGAACCATTTGTGCCTAATGACATTTTTCTTGATACAGCTAACAATGTTATAGCTATTATTACTGGACCAAACATGTCAGGGAAGTCAACCTATATACGAATGGCTGCAATAATACAGCTTATGGCTCAAATTGGTTCATTTATCCCTGCACAATCAGCAAATGTGTGTATTGTTGATAGGATTTTTACACGCATTGGCGCTTCGGATAACATTGCCCGAGGCGAATCCACTTTTCTTGTAGAAATGAATGAAACTGCAATAATTTTAAACAACGCTACTGATAAAAGTTTAGTAATAATGGATGAAATTGGCCGTGGAACCAGTACTTATGATGGTATGGCAATTGCATGGGCAGTGGTTGAATATATTGCCAATTATATAAAAGCCAAAACGCTGTTTGCAACACATTACCACGAATTGACAAAAATAAATAAGAAAGGTATTGTTAATTATACCGTGATGGTAAAGGAATCAATAAACGGTGTTGAGTTTTTGCATAAAGTTGTTCCAGGTGCAGCGGATAAATCCTATGGCATTCATGTTGCAACACTTGCGGGCATTCCAAAACCTGTAACTGTTAAAGCTAACAAAATCCTGGAAAAATTGGAAAAGTCTTCGCGAATTGACGCAATGACTAAAGCACCTGATAATGAAGATCAATTGGAGATATTTCAGGTTATTCATCACCGCCTTGTGCAGGCACTAAAGGACATAAATATAGAAAACCTGACACCGCTTGAAGCGCTCAATGAAATTGCACGCCTCAAGCGGCTTATTGAGTAA
- the miaB gene encoding tRNA (N6-isopentenyl adenosine(37)-C2)-methylthiotransferase MiaB, translated as MKKNPQTFTIITFGCQMNKSDSELMEVSLQQEGFIKSDSSWDIIIFNTCSVRKHAEDRALSHIVEARNTYKQSILVVAGCMAQRLKQQLRTQYGVDLVVGPYHSPAIGSIIKNYIHNQNVCEYTSQDINDFVSRIHPSLVTHKDELPWHKWVTISHGCDNYCAYCIVPYVRGKLISFPSQQIIEYCKLLIDNGITEITLLGQNVNQYGQDLDDIPFYKLLEIVAALPGLYKLNFITSHPKDFNKNILYVIRDNPVIAQSIHLPLQSGSDSILQAMNRQYTMKQYNYIIEAIHTILPMASISTDLIVGFPGETQKDFEATLTAVQTIQFDEAFTYKYSPREGTKAYSLADTVPDTIKQQRLDQLIHTVRDVSRKRLINYLNTTTDMIVERISKKSVNEVMGKTIYNHPVIIKGGKEDIGKKYTVTIVSLKGSTLYAERSA; from the coding sequence ATGAAGAAAAATCCTCAAACATTTACAATTATCACATTTGGCTGCCAGATGAACAAGAGTGACTCCGAACTTATGGAGGTGTCGCTACAACAAGAAGGATTTATAAAAAGCGATAGCTCATGGGATATAATCATTTTCAACACCTGTTCAGTGCGAAAACATGCTGAAGACAGAGCTCTATCTCATATTGTTGAGGCACGGAATACATACAAGCAATCCATTCTGGTAGTTGCCGGGTGTATGGCTCAGCGCTTGAAACAACAATTACGCACACAATATGGTGTGGATCTTGTTGTTGGCCCTTACCATTCTCCTGCTATTGGCTCAATAATAAAAAATTACATACATAATCAAAATGTATGTGAGTACACCTCACAAGATATAAACGATTTTGTATCGCGAATACATCCTTCACTGGTTACCCATAAAGACGAATTGCCATGGCATAAATGGGTTACTATATCGCATGGTTGTGATAATTACTGTGCCTACTGTATTGTGCCCTATGTCCGAGGTAAACTCATTTCATTCCCTTCACAGCAGATTATTGAATACTGTAAACTTTTGATAGATAATGGTATTACCGAAATCACTCTTTTAGGTCAAAATGTCAACCAGTATGGTCAGGATTTAGACGATATCCCTTTTTACAAGCTTCTTGAAATTGTTGCTGCATTGCCGGGTTTATACAAGTTGAATTTTATTACTTCACATCCTAAAGATTTTAACAAAAATATTTTATATGTTATAAGGGATAATCCTGTTATTGCGCAAAGCATTCACCTACCTTTACAAAGTGGTTCGGACAGCATTTTGCAAGCAATGAATCGACAGTATACAATGAAGCAATATAATTACATTATTGAAGCCATACATACTATACTGCCAATGGCCTCAATATCTACTGACCTTATAGTGGGATTCCCCGGTGAAACCCAAAAAGATTTTGAAGCCACACTTACTGCCGTACAGACAATACAGTTTGACGAGGCTTTTACTTATAAGTATTCACCGCGTGAGGGGACTAAAGCATATTCATTAGCTGATACAGTGCCTGATACCATTAAGCAACAAAGGCTTGATCAGCTCATACATACGGTACGAGATGTTTCCAGAAAACGCCTCATCAATTATCTTAACACAACAACCGATATGATTGTAGAGCGAATAAGCAAAAAGTCAGTTAATGAAGTTATGGGCAAAACTATTTACAATCATCCGGTAATTATCAAAGGCGGCAAAGAAGATATTGGAAAAAAATATACAGTCACTATCGTATCATTAAAAGGTTCAACGCTCTATGCTGAGCGTAGTGCATAA
- a CDS encoding CoA transferase, whose protein sequence is MTPPLQNLKILDFTYLLPGPYGTMMLADLGANIIKVENPNNPDMLRMLPPFVNGISAVYAHINRGKKSLALDLKSPESKDIIYSLVKEYDIIIEQFRPGVLEKLGFGYNDLKNINPSIIYCSLTGYGQTGSYAQRAGHDINYMALSGVDSFSGKKDTGPALHGIQIADIASGAKNMVIAVLAAYIKRQSTGKGDYIDISITDGVFAMTAFTTGAYLEGEPLPKPETQMLNGGGIYDYYATSDGRFLSVGPIEPKFFQTFCEAIGYTEILQNVDFSPESVQNHKKKIAAIIASQPLSYWITVFSKIDACVEPVRTLEEAIHNPPLSERDMIVTIRSNSGTTFSQIGNPIKFSSDTYIASFAGVPLGYNNDEILMSIGYNDDTIKQLYNNKVIVKS, encoded by the coding sequence ATGACCCCGCCACTGCAAAATCTTAAAATACTTGATTTTACTTACCTTTTGCCAGGTCCTTATGGTACTATGATGCTTGCTGACCTTGGTGCCAATATTATAAAAGTAGAAAACCCCAATAATCCTGATATGCTTAGAATGCTGCCCCCTTTTGTCAATGGGATTTCAGCCGTCTATGCACATATTAACCGTGGGAAAAAATCTCTGGCACTTGATTTAAAATCACCTGAATCAAAAGATATTATCTATTCACTTGTAAAAGAATATGATATCATTATAGAGCAATTCAGGCCAGGTGTACTTGAAAAATTAGGTTTTGGATATAACGATTTAAAAAACATTAACCCTTCAATAATTTATTGTTCACTCACCGGTTACGGCCAAACAGGAAGCTATGCTCAACGTGCAGGACATGATATAAACTATATGGCACTGTCAGGTGTTGATTCATTCTCAGGCAAAAAAGATACAGGCCCTGCCCTTCATGGTATACAGATTGCCGATATTGCAAGTGGTGCTAAAAATATGGTTATTGCAGTGCTTGCAGCCTATATTAAGCGCCAATCTACAGGTAAAGGCGACTATATAGACATATCAATCACCGATGGTGTGTTTGCAATGACAGCATTTACTACGGGAGCTTACCTAGAAGGTGAACCGCTGCCAAAGCCGGAAACTCAGATGCTCAATGGTGGTGGAATTTACGACTATTACGCAACTTCTGATGGACGTTTTTTATCCGTAGGTCCAATTGAACCAAAATTTTTTCAAACATTTTGTGAAGCAATAGGATATACCGAAATATTACAAAATGTGGATTTTTCACCTGAAAGTGTACAAAACCATAAAAAAAAGATTGCAGCAATAATTGCTTCACAACCTCTTTCATATTGGATTACTGTTTTTTCAAAAATTGATGCCTGTGTGGAACCCGTACGCACACTGGAAGAAGCAATTCATAATCCCCCACTTTCTGAACGCGATATGATTGTAACAATACGATCAAACAGTGGGACTACTTTTTCACAAATAGGAAATCCTATCAAGTTTTCATCTGATACATATATTGCCTCATTTGCAGGTGTGCCGTTAGGTTACAATAATGATGAAATTTTGATGTCAATTGGCTATAATGATGATACAATTAAACAGCTTTACAATAACAAAGTAATAGTCAAAAGTTAG